The genomic stretch AAACGGCCGGCCGGGGGCGTTTGCAGCGGGCCTGGCTGTCACCGGGGGGGAGTATCGCTGTGTCGGTTATTCTCCGTCCTCCGCTGGATCACCTGCCGTCGCTGGTGATGCTCGCCTCTCTGTCCGTGGTTCACAGTATAAAGCTGACCACCGGCCTGAAGGCACAGATAAAGTGGCCCAATGATGTTCTCCTCTATGGTAAGAAGGTATGCGGTATTTTGATTGAGAACGACCTTAAGGGGAGGCGGGTCAACCATGCCATTATCGGCATCGGCATCAATGTTAACCTCAAGTTGTCTGACTTCCCGGAGATAAGACAAATCGCCACCAGCCTCTCCGATGAGCTGGGGGGCGCAGTATCACGACTGGATGTGTTGAGAAGTTTGTTGGTTGAGATGGAGAGGTTGTACCTGGGTCTATCAACCGGAGGGACCGTTTACGAAGAGTGGCGGGATAACCTGGTGACACTGGGCAAGAGGGTGCGGGTGACAACGGGGGAAGGCGTTTATGAAGGTACCGCCGAAGACGTTGCCAGGGACGGCAGTCTGCTGGTGCGCGGGGGAGACGGTAAGCTGAACCGGATTGTCGCCGGAGACGTTACCCTTCGGGGTGAACCTTCAGGGTGAACTATGCGTGACTGAGCGATAGAACGCCCGGTTTTGGGAGGAGGGGGTAGTATAACTACCCCCTCCTTAATGTTTTTAGCTACGGGTGAATTTCCTCCGCCAGTTATCGGGAGTTCCCGGGCTAGTGTAGTGTCCTGGAGATTACTTTACAATCATCGCAACCATATTGTCATTCCCGCCCCGTATCAAGTACGGGAATGACAGATATTGTTAAGGTGTTGTTGGGACACTAGCCTAGGAGCTTCTGGCCTGACCCTTCTGGATAAAGGCTTCGAAGATATTCATCGGTAATGGGAAAACGATAGTGGTACTCTTCTCCGAGGATATCTCAACCAGTGTTTGCAGGTAGCGGAGCTGCAGTGTCGCCGGGTCTCTACCGATGACGGAGCCCGCTTCGGCCAGCCGCTCTGAAGCCTGGAACTCGCCGTCGGCGTGGATGATTTTAGCCCGTCTCTCCCGTTCAGCCTCAGCCTGAGCGGACATCATCCGCTTCATCTGCTCGGGGAGTTCGACTTCCTTGATCTCGACGGTGCTGACCTTCACTCCCCAGGGGTCGGTGTGCTCATCGATGATCTGCTGCAGTTTCTGGTTTAGCATCTCTCTCTGCGCCAGCAGTTCGTCAAGCTCGGATTGTCC from Dehalococcoidales bacterium encodes the following:
- a CDS encoding biotin--[acetyl-CoA-carboxylase] ligase translates to MSADGLSAAAVTEGLETRFIGQRAIYFPSLTSTMDIARQEARQGAAEGTVIIADEQTAGRGRLQRAWLSPGGSIAVSVILRPPLDHLPSLVMLASLSVVHSIKLTTGLKAQIKWPNDVLLYGKKVCGILIENDLKGRRVNHAIIGIGINVNLKLSDFPEIRQIATSLSDELGGAVSRLDVLRSLLVEMERLYLGLSTGGTVYEEWRDNLVTLGKRVRVTTGEGVYEGTAEDVARDGSLLVRGGDGKLNRIVAGDVTLRGEPSG
- a CDS encoding slipin family protein; the encoded protein is MDLVFIGIIVLALFLLIPAAVKIVPEYERGVLFRLGRLVGQRGPGFFLIIPFVDRLVRVDLRVVTMDVPSQEVITKDNVTVRVNAVVFFRVVNPEDSVVKVLDHVRATSQISQTTLRNVLGQSELDELLAQREMLNQKLQQIIDEHTDPWGVKVSTVEIKEVELPEQMKRMMSAQAEAERERRAKIIHADGEFQASERLAEAGSVIGRDPATLQLRYLQTLVEISSEKSTTIVFPLPMNIFEAFIQKGQARSS